The genomic DNA TCCATTTTCAATAACGCCCTTTGTTTTTAAATAAATAATTCTATTTATTGAATTATTACGAAATCTATTATCAAACTCTTTATTTTTTAAAGTATTATAGTCATCTATTATTTCTTCACTAGAAATAGTTGTAATTATTTTAATATTGTTTTGATTTACAGTTAAAAAAGAACCAACTCTTGGGCCATTAAGTATTTCTCCATTTCAAATATATTTAACATCGTTGCTAAAATTATATACTCCAATTTTTGAAATATCACCATTAACTGAAATTATTACTCCTACTTTTTTATTATTTATCATAATTATCACTCTCTAAATTTATAATAGATAATACTTCTGCTAAATTTGCTAAAGTAAATAATTTTTGATTTGATGAATTGAATATATCCGATGAAGTAAATATTTTTAGATTCTTAGGTAAATTATTTTCTAGCATTTGAAGATTTAAAAGTATTTTTCTCTTATCATCTTTATTATAGCAAAAAATATAAATTTGAAGCTCCCTATTTTGAATTGCTCTTTTTAACATTTTTTTTATATGTTTATCTTGGAATGAAAAACCTAAAACAAAAAGAACTGATTGTGATTTATCAAGTTCATATTGAAATACTCTTAACATTTCATGAAAATGATTATTTAAAAATACTTCTTGACTTTCTAATTTGTTTGGTTTAACAACTACACCTTTAGAAAAATTATCAATAATATTTAATTTTATTTGAATTTCCTCTTCCTCTTTTATACATACTTTTTCTCAATTTATTGAACCGTGTGGTTTTATTAAATTTATAACTGGAATTTCATTAATATAATTATCGTTTAATCCTTTAAAACCAGTAACACGATTAAAATTACCACTATCTAATTTTCTTATAAAATAGCCATTTGCTCCATCATTGAAAATAAAATTAGAGTTATATAAATGATTGTCAATAACTTTTTCTATAAAAATATCATAATTTGTAGTAAAGATATTAACAGATCTTGGAGTTTCTCTTGAGTTTGAATTTTCCAATATTTTAATAATGTTTGAAATAAAATGGTTATAATTATTAAATGTTAATTCTACATTTTTTTCTAAAAAATTACATTTCATAATTTTATCACTAACTTCTTTGACATTTAATATAATTTCTTCAAAATTTTTTTCCTGATTAACTTCATTTTGATTTAGACATTGTATTGCTGGCATCGAAGCACCTGCTCCTAACAAAAAATTAATTCTTTTTGAAA from Spiroplasma endosymbiont of Cantharis nigra includes the following:
- a CDS encoding SIR2 family protein, which encodes MSKSKKNNLENMSKYKGVVENLKDLIFSKRINFLLGAGASMPAIQCLNQNEVNQEKNFEEIILNVKEVSDKIMKCNFLEKNVELTFNNYNHFISNIIKILENSNSRETPRSVNIFTTNYDIFIEKVIDNHLYNSNFIFNDGANGYFIRKLDSGNFNRVTGFKGLNDNYINEIPVINLIKPHGSINWEKVCIKEEEEIQIKLNIIDNFSKGVVVKPNKLESQEVFLNNHFHEMLRVFQYELDKSQSVLFVLGFSFQDKHIKKMLKRAIQNRELQIYIFCYNKDDKRKILLNLQMLENNLPKNLKIFTSSDIFNSSNQKLFTLANLAEVLSIINLESDNYDK